In the Solibacillus sp. FSL K6-1523 genome, one interval contains:
- the ureG gene encoding urease accessory protein UreG, translating into MEPIRIGVGGPVGAGKTMLVEKLTRHLQDEIKMAVVTNDIYTKEDAKFLIQNGVLPEDRIIGVETGGCPHTAIREDASMNFAAIDELVERHPDVELIFVESGGDNLAATFSPELVDFSIYIIDVAQGEKIPRKGGQGMIKSDLFIINKTDLAPYVGASLEVMAEDTKVFRGNKPFVFTNLKNDDGLPEVIEWIKQHALLKGLD; encoded by the coding sequence ATGGAACCAATAAGAATTGGTGTTGGAGGACCTGTTGGAGCAGGTAAAACAATGCTCGTAGAAAAATTAACTCGCCATCTTCAAGATGAAATCAAAATGGCAGTTGTTACAAATGATATTTATACAAAAGAAGATGCAAAGTTTTTAATACAGAATGGTGTTCTGCCTGAGGACCGAATTATTGGTGTTGAAACAGGTGGTTGCCCTCACACTGCTATTCGTGAAGATGCTTCTATGAACTTTGCTGCAATTGATGAATTAGTTGAGCGTCATCCTGATGTGGAGCTAATCTTTGTAGAGAGTGGCGGAGATAATCTTGCGGCTACATTTAGTCCGGAGCTAGTTGATTTTTCTATTTATATTATCGACGTTGCGCAAGGGGAAAAAATTCCTCGTAAAGGTGGACAAGGGATGATTAAGTCTGACTTATTTATCATTAATAAGACAGATCTTGCTCCTTATGTTGGTGCGAGCCTTGAAGTAATGGCAGAGGATACGAAAGTATTCCGCGGTAATAAACCTTTCGTATTTACAAACTTAAAAAATGATGATGGTCTTCCTGAAGTAATTGAATGGATTAAGCAGCACGCTTTATTAAAAGGATTAGATTAA
- a CDS encoding urease accessory protein UreD: MNNWTGSLSLDLEDRKGKTVAKRVYFQGALKVMRPIYLDDSGQVCYYLLNPGGGYLDGDRYKLEFTADEGAKVTLTTQSATKVYKTPKSHAYQETTIHLKKDSYLEYLPDPLIAYENAHYKQKNIVHMDRGATFLSTDILTPGWSPSGGKFSYDTIQLVSEIYVDGQIGVFDHIKLVPKQQSVSGLGFMEGYTHLGSMLVVSEYTNNALIDELYEVIQQEQAEFKAGISKLAVSGFSIRILANSTQVIERILNNCHKLISEKWLNRTPNSLRKY; encoded by the coding sequence ATGAATAATTGGACTGGCTCATTATCTCTGGACCTTGAAGATCGAAAAGGAAAGACGGTCGCTAAAAGAGTTTATTTTCAAGGCGCACTCAAAGTGATGCGACCGATTTACTTGGACGATTCTGGGCAAGTTTGCTATTATCTTCTAAATCCCGGTGGTGGTTATTTAGATGGAGATCGATACAAACTGGAGTTCACTGCAGATGAAGGGGCGAAAGTTACATTAACTACGCAATCTGCAACAAAAGTATATAAAACACCAAAAAGCCATGCCTATCAAGAAACAACCATTCATTTAAAAAAAGACAGTTATTTAGAATACCTACCAGATCCTCTCATTGCTTATGAAAATGCACATTACAAGCAAAAAAATATAGTGCATATGGATCGTGGTGCGACGTTTCTCTCAACGGATATTTTGACACCTGGGTGGTCGCCAAGTGGTGGGAAATTTAGTTATGATACGATTCAGTTAGTTAGCGAGATTTATGTAGACGGACAAATTGGTGTGTTCGACCATATTAAGTTAGTACCGAAACAACAATCAGTGTCGGGATTAGGATTTATGGAAGGATATACGCATTTAGGTTCGATGCTTGTAGTTAGTGAATATACAAATAATGCGCTTATTGATGAATTGTACGAAGTGATTCAACAGGAACAAGCAGAGTTTAAAGCGGGTATATCGAAGCTAGCAGTATCAGGTTTTAGCATACGTATTCTTGCAAACTCTACCCAAGTCATCGAGCGCATTTTAAATAATTGCCATAAATTGATTAGTGAAAAATGGTTAAATCGCACACCAAATTCTTTACGAAAATATTAA